One Oryzomonas sagensis DNA segment encodes these proteins:
- the tsf gene encoding translation elongation factor Ts — MAVTAAQINELRKSTGAGMLDCKKALEESTGDFEKAVDYLRKKGLAAAAKKAGRAATEGAVGCYIHAGGKIGVMVEINCETDFVAKNENFQVFVKDIAMHIAAASPTCVRREEVPADVLEREKEIYRAKARETGKPENIIEKIIEGQVNKFYADVCLLEQAYVKDTDKTIEQYLNETIAKIGENMSIRRFTKYVLGEGLEKKESDFAAEVAAAAGM, encoded by the coding sequence ATGGCTGTTACTGCTGCACAGATCAACGAACTGAGAAAATCGACCGGGGCCGGCATGCTCGATTGCAAGAAGGCCCTTGAAGAAAGTACCGGTGATTTCGAAAAAGCCGTGGATTACCTGCGCAAAAAGGGGCTGGCCGCTGCCGCCAAGAAGGCCGGCAGAGCCGCCACTGAAGGTGCTGTCGGTTGTTATATCCACGCCGGCGGCAAGATCGGCGTCATGGTCGAGATCAACTGTGAAACCGACTTCGTTGCCAAGAATGAAAACTTCCAGGTCTTCGTGAAGGACATCGCCATGCATATCGCCGCCGCCTCGCCCACCTGCGTGCGCCGCGAGGAAGTGCCTGCCGACGTTCTGGAGCGCGAAAAGGAAATCTATCGCGCCAAGGCCCGTGAAACCGGGAAGCCGGAAAACATCATCGAGAAGATCATCGAGGGGCAGGTCAACAAATTCTACGCCGATGTCTGTCTCCTGGAGCAGGCTTACGTCAAGGATACGGATAAAACCATAGAGCAGTACCTCAATGAAACCATCGCCAAGATCGGCGAGAATATGTCCATTCGCCGCTTTACCAAGTATGTCCTGGGCGAGGGGTTGGAAAAGAAGGAATCGGACTTTGCTGCCGAAGTGGCAGCAGCGGCCGGCATGTAA
- a CDS encoding isoprenyl transferase: protein MEPLEPDKLPTHLAIIMDGNGRWAQQRMLKRIVGHQRGAETIKMVVEQASLLGIKYLTLFAFSSENWSRPAMEVKALMALLKKYIRQETARMMRKNIRYNVIGNRGDLPDDVNATLEDAIRETSGNTGMVLTLALSYGGRQEISMAANRLARDVAAGKIKPDDITMELFSGYLDTGGLPDPDFLIRTSGEMRISNFLLWQLAYTELYFTETYWPDFTINEFHKALADFQSRERRFGKTSDQLLNRGSLLNA from the coding sequence ATGGAGCCGCTCGAACCGGACAAGCTGCCCACGCATCTTGCCATCATCATGGACGGCAACGGGCGTTGGGCCCAGCAGCGCATGCTCAAGCGCATCGTAGGCCACCAGCGCGGGGCCGAGACCATCAAGATGGTGGTGGAGCAGGCGTCCCTTCTTGGGATAAAGTACCTGACTCTTTTCGCCTTTTCCTCGGAAAACTGGTCCCGTCCCGCAATGGAGGTCAAGGCGCTGATGGCGCTGCTCAAGAAGTATATCCGCCAGGAAACGGCGCGCATGATGCGCAAGAACATCCGCTACAATGTCATCGGCAACCGCGGCGATCTGCCCGATGATGTCAATGCGACCCTGGAAGACGCCATTCGCGAGACGTCCGGCAATACCGGCATGGTGCTGACCCTGGCGCTTTCCTATGGCGGCCGCCAGGAGATCAGCATGGCGGCGAACCGGCTGGCCCGGGACGTGGCGGCCGGGAAAATCAAACCGGACGACATCACGATGGAGCTCTTCTCCGGTTATCTCGATACCGGGGGGCTGCCCGACCCCGACTTCCTGATCCGCACCAGCGGCGAAATGCGCATCAGCAACTTCCTGCTGTGGCAACTGGCCTACACCGAGCTGTATTTTACCGAAACCTACTGGCCCGATTTCACCATCAACGAGTTCCACAAGGCTCTGGCCGACTTCCAATCCCGTGAACGGCGTTTCGGCAAAACCAGCGACCAACTACTGAATAGGGGTTCCTTATTAAACGCCTGA
- the frr gene encoding ribosome recycling factor, translating into MPKAVIDDMKSHMEKTVSVLKVEFQKIRTGRASTGILDAVKVEYYGNPSAISQVATLAVPEPRTITISPWEAKMIGPIEKAILNANIGLTPSNDGKIIRLNLPPLTEERRKEIVKDLRKKAEEDKVALRNIRRDAMDKLKKLEKDKAVTEDELKKYEKDVQDITKNFETKIDEAVAHKEKEVMEV; encoded by the coding sequence ATGCCAAAGGCCGTGATCGACGACATGAAGTCCCATATGGAAAAGACCGTCAGCGTTCTCAAGGTAGAATTCCAGAAGATCAGGACCGGCCGCGCCAGCACCGGCATTCTCGATGCGGTCAAGGTGGAGTATTACGGCAATCCTTCCGCCATTAGCCAGGTGGCAACCCTGGCGGTGCCGGAGCCGCGCACCATTACCATCTCCCCGTGGGAGGCCAAGATGATCGGCCCCATCGAAAAGGCGATCCTCAACGCCAACATCGGCTTGACGCCCTCCAATGACGGCAAGATCATACGCCTCAACCTGCCGCCGCTGACCGAGGAACGCCGCAAGGAGATCGTCAAGGATCTCAGGAAAAAGGCCGAAGAGGACAAGGTCGCCCTGCGCAACATCCGCCGCGACGCGATGGATAAACTGAAGAAGTTGGAGAAGGACAAGGCGGTCACGGAAGATGAATTGAAGAAGTATGAAAAGGATGTTCAGGACATTACCAAGAACTTCGAGACCAAGATAGACGAGGCCGTGGCCCATAAGGAAAAAGAGGTCATGGAAGTCTGA
- a CDS encoding beta-propeller fold lactonase family protein: MKTALLILALLVSASCGSGESSGTSATPTYPRFAYAANYNDGTVSIYSVNASTGQLRHSGYVAAQTHPRAVTVTPSGKFAYVANYGSNSISVYTVNQTTGGLTAGTAVTTGTAPLSVTVDPSGKFAYVTNSVDNTISAYTINQTSGALSARADVATGATPSSVTIAPSGDFAYVANSGNNTISVYTINQATGALTAGAPVAAGTTPVSVTVAPSGKFAYVANSGNNTISVYTINQTTGGLTAGTAALTEVTPTAVTVDPTGKFAYVANYDSNTISVYTIDQTTGGLTGGTSVAAGTNPASVMVDPSGKFAYATSFNSYAIPVYAIDQTTGALNAAGTVSTGSGPVQVAMVSGTAAVTYVPKFAYAANYASDSISVYGINESSGALTAGAAVAAGTGPYGIAVDPAGKYAYVANRSSNNVSVYAIDQTTGALTAGTAVAAGTEPRSIVVDPSGRFVYVANYGASTISVYTINLTSGALTALATVSAGTDTNPVSIAVDPSGRFLYTANYTSFTISAYAIDRTTGGLTASGTAAAAGTNPVSVVVDPTGRFAYAANSGSNTISVFTITQTTGALVKVTDVAAGTSPSSVAVDPTGKYFYAANYGSDTISSYTIGQSTGALTAGTTAASGKEPRSLAIDPSGTFAYAANYYGNSISRYTVNQTTGALAAGTATVATASSPISLVVSGTVQ; encoded by the coding sequence ATGAAAACGGCACTCTTGATTCTTGCTCTTTTGGTATCGGCTTCGTGCGGCAGCGGCGAAAGCAGCGGCACGAGCGCCACACCGACATACCCCCGCTTTGCCTACGCCGCAAACTATAACGACGGGACGGTTTCCATCTATAGCGTCAATGCCTCAACCGGCCAGCTGCGCCATAGCGGCTATGTGGCTGCCCAGACGCATCCTCGTGCCGTAACCGTTACCCCCTCCGGCAAATTCGCCTATGTCGCTAATTACGGTTCCAACAGTATTTCGGTCTACACCGTCAACCAGACCACCGGGGGCCTGACCGCCGGGACCGCCGTGACCACGGGCACGGCTCCCCTGTCCGTAACCGTCGACCCCTCGGGTAAATTCGCGTACGTGACCAATAGCGTCGACAACACGATTTCAGCCTACACCATCAATCAGACTTCCGGGGCTCTGAGTGCACGAGCCGACGTGGCTACCGGCGCAACCCCCTCCTCTGTGACCATCGCCCCCTCCGGCGACTTTGCCTATGTAGCCAACAGCGGAAACAATACCATCTCGGTCTATACCATCAATCAGGCTACCGGGGCGTTGACCGCAGGAGCCCCGGTGGCCGCCGGTACGACACCCGTCTCCGTGACCGTCGCTCCTTCGGGCAAATTCGCCTATGTAGCCAACAGCGGAAACAACACCATCTCGGTCTATACCATCAATCAGACTACCGGCGGCTTGACTGCGGGGACCGCAGCCCTCACCGAGGTGACCCCTACGGCCGTGACCGTCGATCCCACGGGCAAGTTCGCCTATGTGGCCAACTATGATTCCAACACCATTTCGGTCTACACCATCGATCAGACCACGGGGGGCCTGACCGGGGGAACGTCGGTGGCCGCAGGGACGAACCCCGCCTCCGTCATGGTGGATCCTTCGGGCAAGTTTGCCTATGCAACGAGCTTCAATTCCTACGCCATCCCGGTCTATGCCATCGACCAAACCACCGGCGCCTTAAACGCCGCAGGAACGGTCTCCACCGGCAGCGGCCCCGTTCAGGTGGCCATGGTATCCGGGACCGCTGCCGTCACCTATGTGCCGAAATTCGCCTATGCGGCGAATTATGCTTCGGACAGTATCTCGGTCTATGGCATCAATGAGAGCAGCGGAGCCTTGACCGCCGGGGCGGCTGTGGCTGCCGGGACAGGCCCCTACGGCATCGCCGTCGATCCTGCCGGGAAATACGCCTACGTGGCAAACCGCTCGTCCAATAATGTCTCCGTGTATGCCATCGACCAGACCACGGGTGCCTTGACCGCCGGGACGGCGGTTGCTGCCGGCACTGAGCCGCGTTCCATCGTCGTCGATCCCTCGGGAAGATTTGTCTATGTGGCCAACTACGGTGCCAGTACCATTTCGGTCTACACCATCAACCTGACCAGCGGCGCCTTGACCGCCCTGGCGACGGTTTCTGCCGGAACGGATACCAACCCGGTCTCGATTGCCGTGGACCCCTCGGGAAGGTTTCTCTATACGGCCAACTATACCTCTTTCACGATCTCGGCCTATGCCATCGATCGGACCACCGGGGGCTTGACCGCCAGTGGGACGGCGGCAGCGGCAGGCACGAATCCTGTCTCGGTTGTCGTTGATCCCACCGGGCGCTTCGCCTATGCGGCCAATAGCGGCTCCAACACCATCTCGGTATTCACCATCACCCAAACCACCGGGGCGCTGGTCAAGGTAACGGATGTGGCTGCGGGCACGAGCCCCTCTTCCGTCGCCGTCGATCCCACCGGAAAGTATTTTTATGCGGCCAACTACGGTTCCGACACCATCTCCTCCTATACCATCGGCCAGTCTACCGGTGCGCTGACCGCCGGTACGACCGCGGCTTCCGGTAAAGAGCCCCGCTCGCTGGCTATCGATCCCTCGGGAACGTTCGCCTATGCGGCCAACTACTACGGCAACTCCATCTCCCGGTACACCGTCAACCAGACGACCGGGGCGCTGGCCGCAGGGACGGCCACGGTGGCCACGGCGTCGTCCCCCATCTCCCTCGTCGTCAGCGGCACGGTCCAATGA
- the rseP gene encoding RIP metalloprotease RseP, whose translation MMIVYAVIVLGVLIFVHEFGHFLVAKLFNVRVEKFSLGFGPKLVGRKIGETEYLVSAFPLGGYVKMFGEGGFIEGGESHHPASEDGEESGAADAGESAAVPRELTEEEKRRSFAHKPPLARIAIVMAGPVFNLVFAWVAFIVLCMLGVPSITPKIGEVLKDKPAAKAGIQKNDVVTAINGKAITHWEEVAEAIAAAKGKPVVVAIKRNAADLQFTIVPEPRISKNLFGEKVSGFAIGVASAGEVVTEHFGPLQSVVKGTAQTGKVIEITVMSLVKLAQRVVPLDTLGGPIMIAKMAGETAQAGGSSFLAFMALLSVNLGVLNLLPVPVLDGGHLFFFFWELVFRRPVSQKAREYAQQVGLMLLLGLMALAFYNDIIRYFVGQG comes from the coding sequence ATGATGATCGTCTATGCCGTAATCGTCCTGGGTGTGTTGATCTTCGTTCACGAATTCGGGCATTTTCTGGTGGCCAAGCTGTTCAACGTCCGGGTGGAAAAATTCTCCCTCGGCTTCGGCCCCAAGCTGGTGGGCAGGAAGATCGGCGAAACGGAATACCTGGTCTCCGCCTTTCCCCTGGGCGGTTACGTCAAGATGTTCGGCGAAGGGGGCTTCATCGAGGGGGGGGAGTCGCACCATCCCGCTTCTGAAGATGGGGAGGAAAGCGGCGCCGCGGATGCCGGCGAGAGTGCCGCTGTTCCGAGGGAGTTGACGGAGGAGGAAAAAAGACGTTCCTTCGCCCATAAGCCACCTCTGGCGAGGATCGCCATCGTAATGGCCGGTCCGGTCTTCAATCTGGTCTTTGCCTGGGTTGCCTTTATCGTGCTCTGCATGCTGGGCGTGCCCTCCATCACCCCCAAGATCGGCGAGGTCTTGAAGGACAAGCCGGCGGCAAAGGCCGGGATTCAAAAGAACGACGTCGTAACCGCCATCAACGGTAAGGCCATTACCCATTGGGAAGAGGTCGCCGAGGCGATTGCCGCGGCCAAGGGCAAGCCGGTTGTGGTGGCGATAAAGCGCAACGCTGCGGACCTGCAGTTCACCATCGTACCCGAACCGCGCATCAGCAAGAACCTGTTCGGCGAGAAGGTCAGCGGCTTCGCCATTGGCGTGGCCTCGGCCGGTGAGGTCGTCACCGAGCATTTCGGCCCCCTGCAGTCGGTTGTCAAGGGGACGGCCCAAACCGGCAAGGTAATCGAGATCACGGTCATGTCGCTGGTAAAGCTGGCCCAGCGTGTCGTGCCGCTGGATACGCTCGGCGGCCCGATCATGATCGCCAAGATGGCCGGTGAGACGGCCCAGGCCGGCGGCTCCAGCTTCCTGGCCTTCATGGCGCTGCTCAGCGTCAATCTGGGGGTGCTCAACCTCCTGCCGGTGCCGGTTCTTGACGGCGGGCATCTCTTTTTCTTCTTTTGGGAGTTGGTATTCCGCCGCCCGGTCAGCCAAAAGGCACGGGAATATGCCCAGCAGGTCGGTCTGATGCTGCTCTTGGGACTGATGGCGCTGGCATTCTACAACGATATCATCAGGTATTTCGTCGGGCAGGGGTAG
- a CDS encoding 1-deoxy-D-xylulose-5-phosphate reductoisomerase has translation MKHLTILGSTGSIGVSTLEIVAAYPDRFRVVAMTAGRNLELFARQIKAFSPRIAVVAAQEDVPRLREMCSGVTVEILGGVEGLIAAATAGETEMVVAAIVGAAGLVPTAAAIRAGKDIALANKETLVTAGHLFMNMVAEYGVKLYPVDSEHSAVFQSMEGHRSEDITRLILTASGGPFLTTPTEQLAGVTVRDALNHPNWSMGRKITIDSATMMNKGLEVLEARWLFGVPVEKIDVNIHPQSIIHSMVEYVDGCVIAQLGTPDMKAPIAYALSYPERVATGVKPLDLTALPGLTFFRPDREKFRCLGLAYRAIKDGESMPAVMNAANEIAVEAFLEGRLGFMQIAQVIERTMDAHEAHNLKSIEEVLLADRWGRDRAREICRGMVN, from the coding sequence ATGAAACATCTTACCATTCTCGGTTCAACCGGTTCCATCGGCGTCAGCACTCTGGAGATCGTCGCCGCGTACCCCGACCGTTTCCGTGTGGTCGCCATGACCGCCGGCCGCAATCTCGAACTGTTCGCCCGGCAGATCAAAGCGTTCTCGCCGCGCATCGCCGTGGTCGCCGCCCAGGAGGATGTCCCCCGCCTCAGGGAAATGTGTTCCGGGGTGACGGTGGAGATTCTGGGAGGTGTCGAAGGCCTGATCGCCGCGGCCACCGCCGGCGAGACGGAGATGGTGGTGGCCGCCATCGTCGGCGCCGCCGGTCTGGTGCCCACCGCCGCCGCCATCCGGGCCGGCAAGGATATCGCCCTGGCCAACAAGGAAACCCTGGTCACCGCCGGGCATCTCTTTATGAACATGGTCGCCGAGTACGGCGTCAAGCTCTATCCGGTGGACAGTGAGCACAGCGCCGTGTTCCAGTCCATGGAAGGGCATCGTAGCGAGGATATCACGCGGCTCATCCTGACCGCTTCGGGCGGTCCGTTTTTGACCACGCCGACCGAGCAACTGGCCGGCGTCACCGTGCGGGATGCCCTCAATCATCCCAACTGGAGCATGGGGCGCAAAATCACCATCGATTCGGCAACCATGATGAACAAGGGGCTGGAGGTACTGGAGGCGCGCTGGTTGTTCGGCGTGCCGGTGGAGAAGATCGACGTCAACATCCACCCCCAGAGCATCATCCACTCCATGGTCGAATACGTGGACGGCTGCGTCATCGCCCAGTTGGGCACGCCCGACATGAAGGCCCCCATCGCCTACGCCCTGTCGTATCCGGAACGGGTGGCAACCGGCGTCAAACCGCTCGACCTGACCGCTCTGCCCGGGCTGACCTTCTTCAGGCCTGACCGGGAAAAATTCCGCTGCCTCGGCTTGGCCTATCGCGCCATCAAGGACGGGGAGAGCATGCCGGCCGTGATGAATGCCGCCAACGAGATCGCCGTGGAGGCGTTCCTGGAGGGGCGGCTCGGTTTCATGCAGATCGCCCAGGTCATTGAACGGACCATGGACGCCCATGAGGCCCATAACCTGAAATCCATCGAAGAGGTGCTGCTGGCCGACCGCTGGGGACGCGATCGGGCGCGCGAGATCTGCCGGGGAATGGTGAACTGA
- a CDS encoding O-acetylhomoserine aminocarboxypropyltransferase/cysteine synthase family protein, translating into METPLRFDSLLVHGGLEPGPAGATSVPIVQSSAFAYETADALEDVFRGRAAGQVYTRLGNPTTEALERRLALLEGGGTAIATASGMAAITTAVTTIVRAGDEILASSSLFGGTFSLFRDTLANFGITARFVDPLDLESVRAAINDRTRLLFVETVGNPKLDVPDLPRLAEIAHQAGLPLIVDATVTTPYLADGAKLGADIVIHSTSKYINGSGTSIGGVIIDRGVFNWNTARFPHFEPFHKKYRQFAFTARARKLVHKDVGACAAPFNSFLLTEGIQTLALRMERHCSNALALARFLAQHPKVAWVNYPGLEDAPGHGVATRLYGGRYGGLLTFGTGSKETAFRVINALRMAKNLANIGDAKTLVIHPASTICADYPPEDKALMGVCEDLVRVSVGIEAPQDIIDDFTQALDAI; encoded by the coding sequence ATGGAAACACCACTACGTTTTGATTCGCTGCTCGTGCATGGCGGCCTGGAACCGGGACCTGCGGGCGCCACCTCGGTCCCCATCGTTCAATCCAGCGCCTTTGCCTACGAAACAGCCGATGCCCTGGAGGATGTCTTTCGCGGCCGGGCGGCCGGACAGGTCTATACCCGCCTGGGCAACCCGACCACCGAGGCCCTGGAACGGCGTCTGGCACTGCTGGAGGGGGGCGGCACGGCCATAGCGACCGCTTCGGGCATGGCGGCCATCACCACCGCGGTCACGACCATCGTCCGGGCCGGCGACGAGATTCTGGCATCCTCCTCCCTGTTCGGCGGCACCTTTTCCCTGTTCCGCGATACCCTCGCCAACTTCGGCATCACGGCCCGCTTCGTCGATCCCCTGGACCTGGAATCGGTCCGGGCCGCCATCAACGACCGAACCCGGCTCCTGTTCGTCGAGACCGTGGGCAACCCCAAACTGGATGTGCCCGACCTCCCCAGGCTGGCCGAGATCGCCCACCAGGCGGGACTCCCCCTGATCGTGGACGCCACCGTCACCACCCCCTATCTTGCCGACGGCGCCAAACTGGGGGCGGATATCGTGATCCATTCCACCAGCAAGTACATCAACGGCAGCGGCACCTCCATCGGCGGCGTCATCATCGACCGCGGCGTCTTCAACTGGAACACCGCCCGTTTCCCCCATTTCGAACCCTTTCACAAAAAATACCGGCAATTTGCCTTCACCGCCCGCGCCCGCAAGCTGGTGCACAAAGACGTGGGGGCCTGCGCCGCGCCGTTCAACTCCTTCCTGCTGACCGAGGGCATCCAGACCCTGGCCCTGAGGATGGAGCGGCACTGCAGCAATGCCCTGGCCCTGGCGCGCTTCCTCGCACAACACCCCAAGGTGGCGTGGGTCAACTACCCCGGCCTGGAGGACGCCCCCGGCCACGGGGTCGCCACCCGCCTGTACGGCGGCCGCTACGGCGGGCTGTTGACCTTCGGCACCGGCTCCAAGGAAACGGCCTTCCGCGTCATCAACGCCCTGCGCATGGCTAAAAACCTGGCCAACATCGGCGACGCCAAGACCCTGGTGATCCACCCGGCCAGCACCATCTGCGCCGATTACCCCCCGGAGGACAAGGCACTCATGGGGGTGTGCGAAGACCTGGTCCGGGTATCGGTCGGCATCGAGGCCCCCCAGGACATCATCGACGATTTCACTCAGGCGTTGGACGCCATCTGA
- the rpsB gene encoding 30S ribosomal protein S2, which produces MSSISMKELLEAGVHFGHQTKRWNPKMKPYIFGARNGIYIIDLQKTVRYFKSAYNFVKESVENGNTVLFVGTKKQAQDSVAEEATRCGMFYVNQRWLGGMLTNFATVKQSIDRLKRLDAMFEDGTVDAYTKKESLQFDKEREKLQKILGGIKGMNKLPGLMFVIDPKNEEIAVQEANKLGIPVVAIVDTNCDPDPIDHVIPGNDDAIRAIRLLSSKIADASIEGAQARNAALQADSEGTEEFAAAEAVEEVAGETAE; this is translated from the coding sequence ATGTCAAGTATCAGCATGAAGGAACTGCTGGAGGCCGGCGTCCATTTCGGCCACCAGACCAAGCGTTGGAACCCCAAGATGAAACCCTATATCTTTGGGGCCCGTAACGGGATCTACATCATCGACCTGCAGAAGACCGTCCGTTATTTCAAATCCGCTTACAATTTCGTCAAGGAATCGGTCGAAAACGGCAACACCGTGTTGTTCGTCGGCACCAAGAAACAGGCTCAGGACTCGGTGGCCGAAGAAGCGACCCGTTGCGGCATGTTTTACGTCAACCAGCGCTGGCTGGGCGGCATGCTGACGAACTTCGCCACCGTCAAGCAGAGCATCGACCGTCTCAAACGGCTCGACGCCATGTTCGAGGACGGCACCGTCGACGCCTACACCAAGAAGGAGTCTCTCCAGTTCGATAAGGAACGGGAAAAACTCCAGAAGATCCTGGGCGGCATCAAAGGGATGAACAAACTTCCCGGCCTGATGTTCGTCATTGACCCCAAGAACGAAGAGATCGCCGTGCAGGAAGCCAACAAACTGGGCATCCCCGTTGTTGCCATCGTCGACACCAACTGCGACCCCGATCCCATCGATCACGTTATCCCCGGCAACGACGACGCCATCCGCGCCATTCGTCTGCTGAGCTCCAAAATCGCCGATGCTTCCATCGAAGGTGCCCAGGCCCGCAACGCCGCTCTTCAGGCCGACAGCGAAGGGACCGAGGAATTCGCCGCTGCCGAGGCGGTGGAAGAAGTCGCCGGCGAGACTGCCGAATAG
- a CDS encoding chemotaxis protein CheX produces the protein MGFSSVLLERLHTTEDVLAKQLVRDVKEVFSTMIGMDDLLHLPLEIDPVNHFSGCTSALVGLAGTYNGLISLHVPDELAHNITTSMLGKEAGGAADDDIQDALGEVANMIAGSFKQHLTNSGLDIRLSTPSVVTGKRYAIALTNKPEAMALRFAASDEDWFMVAVALEQA, from the coding sequence ATGGGATTTTCATCGGTCTTGTTGGAGAGACTTCATACGACTGAAGATGTGTTGGCAAAACAACTCGTTCGGGACGTCAAAGAGGTATTCAGCACCATGATCGGCATGGACGATCTGCTGCATCTCCCGCTGGAGATCGACCCCGTGAACCATTTTTCCGGCTGCACCAGCGCCCTGGTCGGCCTGGCGGGCACCTACAACGGCCTCATCAGCCTGCACGTTCCCGACGAATTGGCCCACAACATCACCACCAGCATGCTTGGCAAGGAAGCTGGTGGGGCCGCTGATGACGATATCCAGGATGCACTGGGAGAGGTCGCCAACATGATTGCCGGTTCCTTCAAACAGCACCTGACCAACAGCGGGCTGGATATTCGGCTCTCGACGCCATCGGTGGTCACCGGGAAACGGTACGCCATCGCCCTCACCAACAAGCCGGAGGCAATGGCGCTTCGCTTTGCCGCCTCGGATGAGGATTGGTTCATGGTTGCCGTCGCCTTGGAACAGGCTTAG
- a CDS encoding phosphatidate cytidylyltransferase, with translation MLKGGPLLFACLLAIFVFIGIHEFYRMALPARTVEVWPAAVCGTLFIFIPFFGNDRHLLAGVALLFLGFALLFLFRIREVADAAREIAYAMLAFLYIPFLLMHLVALRQTAYGMQWLLVIMLIVMTNDSAAYYTGSAFGKHPLYPLVSPKKSVEGALGGLVGSIAGTLIAKFSFFPQLSFRDALVTALFIGALGQAGDLFESLLKRSFGVKDSGAIIPGHGGVLDRLDSIIFAAPALYYYVIYFFKG, from the coding sequence ATTCTCAAGGGCGGCCCGCTGTTATTCGCCTGCCTGCTGGCCATCTTCGTCTTCATCGGCATCCATGAATTCTACCGCATGGCCCTCCCGGCCAGGACCGTCGAGGTGTGGCCGGCAGCCGTCTGCGGAACGCTCTTCATTTTCATCCCCTTTTTCGGCAATGATCGCCATCTCCTCGCAGGGGTCGCGCTCCTGTTTTTGGGCTTTGCCCTCCTGTTCCTCTTCCGTATCCGGGAGGTGGCCGATGCCGCGCGGGAGATCGCCTATGCCATGCTGGCGTTTCTCTACATCCCGTTTTTGTTGATGCACCTGGTCGCGCTGCGCCAGACGGCCTACGGCATGCAATGGCTCCTGGTCATCATGCTGATCGTCATGACCAACGATTCTGCGGCATATTACACCGGCAGCGCCTTCGGCAAGCACCCCCTCTACCCGTTGGTCAGCCCCAAGAAAAGCGTCGAAGGGGCTCTGGGCGGGCTCGTCGGCAGCATTGCCGGCACCCTGATCGCCAAGTTCAGCTTCTTCCCCCAATTGAGCTTTCGGGATGCCCTGGTGACGGCCCTGTTCATCGGCGCCCTCGGGCAGGCCGGCGATCTGTTCGAATCATTACTTAAACGCAGTTTCGGGGTCAAGGATTCCGGTGCCATCATCCCCGGCCACGGCGGCGTGCTGGACCGTCTGGACAGCATCATCTTCGCCGCGCCGGCCCTCTATTACTACGTCATCTATTTTTTCAAGGGATAG
- the pyrH gene encoding UMP kinase, protein MNRPSFSRVLLKLSGESLAGDQGYGIDPLTISTIAREIKEVVDSGVQLALVIGGGNIFRGLAASSKGMDRASADYMGMLATVINSLAMQDALEKVGVSTRVQSAIAMQEVAEPYIRRRAIRHLEKGRVVIFGAGTGNPYFTTDTAASLRAMEINAQVILKGTKVDGVYSADPKKDATAVKLPKLTYLEVLKMGLQVMDATATSLCMDNNLPIIVFDLTTEGNITKVICGEEIGTIVQGE, encoded by the coding sequence ATGAACAGGCCGTCATTTTCCAGAGTGCTCTTGAAGCTGTCCGGCGAATCGCTTGCCGGCGACCAGGGATATGGCATCGATCCGCTGACCATCAGCACCATCGCCCGGGAGATCAAAGAGGTCGTGGACTCGGGGGTCCAACTGGCGCTCGTGATCGGCGGCGGCAATATATTTCGCGGCCTGGCCGCCTCATCCAAGGGGATGGACCGTGCCAGCGCCGACTACATGGGCATGCTGGCCACCGTGATCAACTCCCTGGCCATGCAGGACGCCCTGGAGAAGGTGGGGGTTTCCACCCGCGTCCAGTCGGCCATCGCCATGCAGGAGGTGGCGGAACCGTATATCCGCCGGCGGGCCATACGGCACCTTGAAAAGGGACGGGTGGTGATCTTCGGCGCCGGCACCGGCAACCCGTACTTCACCACTGATACCGCGGCCAGCCTGCGGGCCATGGAGATCAACGCCCAGGTGATCCTCAAGGGAACCAAGGTGGACGGTGTCTACTCGGCCGACCCGAAGAAGGACGCCACGGCGGTCAAACTGCCGAAGCTTACCTATCTCGAAGTGCTCAAGATGGGGCTGCAGGTTATGGACGCCACCGCGACCTCGCTCTGTATGGACAACAACCTGCCGATTATCGTATTCGATCTGACCACCGAGGGGAACATCACGAAGGTCATCTGCGGCGAAGAAATCGGAACAATCGTACAAGGAGAATAG